One Psychrobacillus glaciei genomic region harbors:
- a CDS encoding GNAT family N-acetyltransferase: protein MKTTELPKVQLRELSLDDAEERYQWCLDKEVTKHLNMPKKYPPFSREETRNWIKICIDKTNGYEQKAILTEQGKHIGWIDLKNIDKLNKNAELGIAIGDKNYWGKRYGLSAMSEMLMWGFNELELNKIWLRVEVDNEKAIKSYKRMGYMEEGILRQDRYRNGEFVDRLRMSVLKTEFLN, encoded by the coding sequence ATGAAAACAACAGAATTACCGAAAGTCCAATTAAGAGAATTATCTCTTGATGACGCTGAAGAACGATATCAATGGTGTTTAGATAAAGAAGTGACTAAACACCTAAATATGCCAAAGAAGTATCCACCATTTAGCAGAGAAGAAACTCGAAACTGGATTAAAATATGCATTGATAAAACAAATGGATATGAACAAAAAGCCATATTAACTGAACAAGGCAAACATATTGGTTGGATTGATTTGAAGAACATCGATAAATTAAATAAAAATGCTGAATTAGGTATTGCGATTGGTGATAAAAACTATTGGGGTAAAAGATATGGATTATCTGCAATGAGTGAAATGTTGATGTGGGGGTTTAATGAACTAGAACTAAATAAGATTTGGCTTAGAGTAGAAGTGGATAATGAAAAGGCAATTAAGTCGTATAAAAGAATGGGTTATATGGAGGAAGGTATTTTAAGGCAAGACCGATATAGAAATGGTGAGTTTGTTGACCGTTTAAGAATGAGTGTTCTTAAAACGGAGTTTCTGAACTAA
- a CDS encoding GNAT family N-acetyltransferase: MIELRKINGDNIDEVIALEVEENQEDLIETTNLRSFADAHMLNTDGIPATPLAIYADDVAVGFLMYIYDTLDHESFENEVFYGKKSYFIWHIMIEKSYQGKGYGKLAFEKMLMDIETTPDREAEYVALFYRTSNVIAKTLYASFGFVDTGIIQDNSMLAIKNLDGKITESLVE; the protein is encoded by the coding sequence ATGATTGAATTACGAAAGATAAACGGGGATAACATAGATGAAGTAATAGCACTTGAAGTTGAAGAAAACCAGGAAGACTTAATAGAAACTACTAACCTCAGAAGCTTTGCAGACGCTCATATGTTGAACACAGACGGTATACCAGCGACTCCCTTAGCCATTTATGCCGATGATGTTGCGGTTGGATTTTTGATGTATATTTATGATACGTTGGATCATGAATCATTTGAAAATGAAGTTTTTTACGGGAAGAAGAGCTATTTTATTTGGCATATTATGATTGAAAAGAGTTACCAGGGGAAAGGATATGGCAAACTTGCTTTTGAAAAAATGTTGATGGATATTGAAACTACGCCAGATAGAGAAGCAGAATATGTAGCCCTCTTTTATCGAACAAGTAATGTCATAGCTAAAACATTATACGCTTCATTTGGTTTCGTAGATACAGGAATCATACAGGATAATTCGATGTTGGCGATTAAAAATCTAGATGGGAAAATAACAGAATCCTTAGTAGAATAG
- the rlmD gene encoding 23S rRNA (uracil(1939)-C(5))-methyltransferase RlmD: protein MTIIKDETFVVEIDNIDYKGNGQAVIWFENDKGFKPRKLKLTIPHTLKGESVQVVVDHPDKRRRKAMPIEILAASPERTDAPCPHFELCGGCVWQHWTYEGQLKYKTEQVKNALKREGLDPELVLDTIGMDAPWHYRNKMEFTFSPEGEIGLHEQGNFRKIIPLETCLIAGRNMVDGMLEVGEWVKEFGLKGYDKDAHDGLLRHLMVRESFATGEMMLALFATKTPDGELVSAVENLVERIAKKFPNVKSLLWLVNTDWADRTQSEDTHLLAGRDFIYDEMASYRYRLWFDTFFQTNPLQAQKLVDLALEMGKPKEDEKMIDLFCGVGTFSLPFAARVKELAGIEIVETSIESAKRNAIDNDLHNTTFLARDARRGLDEMHDHFGFADILLIDPPRGGAGGKVMRRIGRSKPKRIVYVSCSPDTFATDVAELLPFGYKLQTVQPVDLFPHTVHVECVAWLELEK, encoded by the coding sequence TTGACTATTATAAAAGATGAAACGTTCGTCGTAGAAATTGACAATATAGATTATAAAGGCAATGGACAAGCTGTGATTTGGTTTGAGAATGATAAAGGTTTCAAACCTAGAAAACTGAAGCTGACGATTCCACATACGCTCAAAGGGGAGTCAGTGCAAGTCGTCGTCGATCATCCCGATAAGCGAAGAAGAAAAGCAATGCCTATAGAGATTCTAGCCGCAAGCCCCGAGCGGACGGATGCGCCTTGTCCTCATTTTGAGCTTTGCGGAGGTTGTGTATGGCAACACTGGACGTATGAAGGTCAATTGAAGTATAAGACCGAGCAAGTGAAGAACGCATTGAAACGTGAAGGATTAGATCCTGAACTGGTACTGGATACGATCGGCATGGACGCCCCTTGGCATTACCGTAATAAGATGGAGTTCACGTTTTCGCCTGAAGGGGAAATCGGACTGCATGAACAAGGGAATTTCCGAAAGATCATCCCACTGGAAACATGTCTGATTGCAGGCAGGAATATGGTCGATGGCATGCTGGAAGTAGGCGAATGGGTAAAAGAATTCGGCCTTAAAGGTTATGACAAAGATGCACATGATGGGCTTCTTCGTCATTTGATGGTGCGGGAATCGTTTGCGACCGGCGAAATGATGTTGGCATTGTTCGCTACGAAAACGCCTGACGGGGAATTGGTGTCTGCAGTTGAAAATCTTGTCGAGCGGATCGCGAAGAAGTTCCCAAATGTGAAAAGCCTTCTTTGGCTTGTGAACACTGACTGGGCGGATCGCACACAATCCGAGGATACTCATCTGTTAGCGGGGCGTGATTTCATTTATGATGAAATGGCAAGCTATCGCTATCGTCTTTGGTTCGATACATTCTTCCAGACGAACCCTTTACAAGCCCAAAAGCTTGTGGACCTTGCGTTGGAAATGGGGAAACCTAAGGAAGACGAGAAAATGATCGACTTGTTTTGTGGTGTCGGCACGTTCTCATTACCGTTCGCTGCACGTGTGAAGGAATTGGCGGGAATCGAGATTGTCGAGACATCGATTGAATCCGCAAAACGCAATGCCATCGATAATGATTTGCATAACACGACATTCCTTGCCCGTGATGCACGTAGGGGACTAGATGAGATGCATGATCATTTCGGATTCGCTGATATTCTGTTGATTGACCCACCACGTGGCGGAGCTGGCGGGAAAGTGATGCGTCGCATTGGACGCTCCAAACCAAAACGGATCGTCTATGTATCATGCAGTCCTGACACATTTGCAACGGATGTAGCTGAATTGCTGCCATTCGGCTACAAGCTTCAAACCGTGCAACCTGTCGATTTGTTCCCTCATACAGTGCATGTTGAGTGTGTTGCTTGGTTGGAGTTAGAGAAATAA
- a CDS encoding alpha/beta fold hydrolase, translating to MFPFSQETHQFPYPDYSFMPHGYYYSPYFWSNGVFESEERYSLLAQQRLTFVLVHGSWADAHFWDNVAAVLRSRGHVVYTPEYAGHGKDPNKDVTHAMITKSVVDFITRLNLSNFVLVGHSFGGTVIQKVAEQVPDRIKRLVFWDAFVLKDGESVADELPPQTRQGFEQLRAGSKDDTIMLPFPLFRDLFVNTATLEEAKQMYAGVIPEPARPLFENLELKAFYDLPTPKSYVYFYQDNTLPQGEGFGWNPHMSTRLGQFRLIVGGGDHFTDTRTRPAMLAQKLYEAGRD from the coding sequence ATGTTTCCATTTAGCCAAGAAACCCATCAATTCCCTTATCCCGATTATAGTTTTATGCCCCATGGGTATTATTACTCCCCATATTTCTGGAGCAATGGTGTCTTCGAATCGGAAGAAAGATACAGTCTACTTGCACAGCAACGGCTAACCTTCGTGCTTGTGCATGGTTCTTGGGCTGACGCTCACTTCTGGGACAACGTAGCGGCAGTGCTACGCAGTCGAGGCCATGTCGTGTATACGCCGGAATACGCAGGTCACGGCAAAGATCCAAACAAAGATGTCACGCATGCGATGATCACGAAGTCCGTCGTTGATTTTATAACGAGACTGAACCTAAGCAACTTTGTTCTCGTCGGGCACAGCTTCGGCGGAACTGTCATCCAAAAGGTTGCAGAACAGGTACCGGATCGCATCAAGCGCCTCGTCTTTTGGGACGCGTTCGTACTGAAAGATGGCGAATCAGTTGCTGACGAGTTACCGCCCCAAACGAGGCAAGGTTTCGAGCAACTCAGAGCAGGCTCGAAAGATGATACGATCATGCTTCCGTTTCCACTGTTTCGGGATTTATTTGTCAATACGGCCACATTGGAGGAAGCAAAACAGATGTATGCAGGTGTCATTCCGGAACCCGCTAGACCACTTTTCGAGAATCTGGAACTTAAAGCATTCTACGATCTGCCCACGCCAAAAAGCTATGTCTATTTCTATCAAGACAATACATTGCCACAAGGAGAGGGCTTCGGTTGGAATCCGCATATGTCTACTCGGCTCGGCCAGTTTCGCCTGATTGTCGGCGGCGGCGACCACTTTACGGACACGCGAACAAGGCCGGCTATGTTGGCGCAGAAGTTATACGAGGCGGGTCGGGACTGA
- a CDS encoding ABC transporter substrate-binding protein, protein MKKWLIVLCSTLLIAGCSNPESASETKNKDTHSLKKVSVVLDWTPNTNHTGLYVAKEKGYFKEEGLDVDIIMPGDAGADQLVASGKSEFGVSYQESITQARIQDVPLVSIAAIIQHNTSGFASPAAKNIVTPKDFVGKTYGGWGSPVEKSVISSLMNKENADVNKVSIVNMGDTDFFTAVKRDIDFAWIYYGWTGVESELRGEKLNMIYLTEYSDKLDYYTPVLATNENMINENPDTVKAFVKAVSKGYEFAINNPSDAADILIKTVPDLDPKLVKKSQEWLASKYQDDAPRWGEQKQEVWENYASWMFDNGLLEKQLDAQKAFTNNFLPQ, encoded by the coding sequence ATGAAAAAATGGTTAATCGTATTATGTTCGACATTATTGATTGCAGGTTGTAGTAATCCGGAATCAGCATCAGAAACGAAAAATAAAGACACACACTCTCTGAAAAAAGTATCTGTCGTACTTGATTGGACACCTAACACGAATCATACCGGATTATACGTGGCAAAGGAAAAGGGTTATTTTAAAGAAGAAGGATTAGATGTGGACATCATTATGCCAGGTGACGCTGGAGCTGATCAGCTTGTTGCTTCAGGTAAATCCGAGTTTGGCGTAAGCTATCAGGAATCGATCACACAAGCACGTATACAAGACGTTCCTCTTGTTTCGATTGCAGCCATTATTCAACACAATACATCAGGTTTTGCTTCACCAGCTGCGAAGAACATTGTTACACCAAAGGACTTTGTAGGTAAAACATACGGGGGCTGGGGCTCACCTGTTGAAAAATCTGTTATTTCTTCTTTAATGAATAAAGAAAATGCCGATGTAAATAAAGTTTCTATAGTTAATATGGGAGATACTGATTTCTTTACAGCTGTGAAACGAGATATCGATTTCGCATGGATTTATTATGGTTGGACTGGTGTAGAGTCAGAGCTGCGTGGAGAGAAGCTCAATATGATCTACCTAACAGAATACTCTGATAAACTCGATTATTACACGCCAGTTCTGGCAACTAATGAAAACATGATAAATGAAAACCCAGATACAGTAAAAGCCTTTGTGAAAGCTGTTTCCAAAGGGTATGAATTTGCTATTAATAATCCATCTGATGCTGCCGACATTTTAATAAAAACAGTGCCTGACTTGGATCCAAAGCTTGTTAAAAAAAGTCAAGAATGGCTAGCCTCTAAATATCAAGACGATGCACCAAGATGGGGCGAGCAAAAACAAGAAGTATGGGAAAATTATGCTTCATGGATGTTTGACAATGGGCTGCTTGAAAAACAGCTTGATGCTCAAAAAGCATTTACAAATAATTTTTTACCACAATAG
- a CDS encoding SRPBCC family protein: protein MLMVDLHYKYIKKEVVKCMALASHSVIIPTSVENVWEYVSQIENWAIMVPAYKEHEQIDEQKSVWTFEGNFKGFKKTVKMELNVTEFHEPSTIRFALKGLTDNFTGSGKFTAEEMAGQTAMTGTIEVNTGGLTGAVLTPVVKMVLPKVTTRLTEKIARQVKREEVSVL from the coding sequence ATGTTAATGGTAGATTTACATTATAAATACATAAAGAAGGAAGTAGTGAAATGTATGGCACTCGCATCACATTCTGTAATCATTCCAACATCTGTAGAGAACGTTTGGGAATACGTTAGTCAAATTGAAAACTGGGCAATAATGGTTCCTGCCTATAAAGAGCATGAGCAAATTGATGAACAAAAGTCAGTTTGGACATTCGAAGGGAATTTTAAAGGATTTAAAAAGACTGTGAAAATGGAGTTAAACGTCACTGAATTTCATGAGCCATCGACGATACGGTTCGCTTTAAAAGGGTTAACGGACAACTTTACAGGTAGTGGCAAGTTTACTGCTGAAGAAATGGCAGGGCAAACAGCGATGACAGGGACAATTGAAGTAAATACAGGCGGCTTAACAGGCGCTGTGTTGACGCCTGTTGTTAAAATGGTGTTGCCGAAAGTGACGACACGCTTAACAGAGAAAATTGCACGCCAAGTTAAACGGGAAGAGGTCTCGGTTCTGTAA
- a CDS encoding tRNA dihydrouridine synthase, whose product MSNDHNFWLDLPKPFFILAPMEDVTDVVFRHVVSEAAKPDVFFTEFTNTESYCHPKGRDSVRGRLMFTEDEQPIVAHIWGNKPAFFEQMSIDMKKLGFRGIDLNMGCPVQNVAANGKGAGLIHHPEVAAEIIQAAKAGGLPVSVKTRLGYTNIDEWRDWLGHILKQDIANLSIHLRTRKEMSKVEAHWELIPEIKKLRDEIAPNTLLTINGDIPDRATGLKLVEQYGVDGVMIGRGIFTNPYAFEKEPKEHSVKDFINLLLLQLDLHDKYSTETEPRPFKPLLRFFKIYIRGFNGAAELRNQLMDTTSTDEVRRLVKHVLDTELD is encoded by the coding sequence ATGAGTAACGATCATAATTTTTGGCTTGATTTACCGAAGCCGTTTTTTATATTAGCACCAATGGAAGATGTCACAGATGTTGTATTTCGTCATGTAGTTAGTGAAGCTGCAAAACCCGACGTCTTTTTCACGGAATTCACAAATACAGAAAGTTATTGTCACCCTAAAGGAAGAGACAGTGTACGTGGTCGGTTAATGTTCACAGAAGATGAGCAACCGATTGTCGCTCATATTTGGGGCAATAAACCAGCATTTTTTGAACAGATGAGTATTGATATGAAAAAACTTGGTTTTCGTGGTATCGATTTAAACATGGGATGCCCAGTACAAAACGTCGCAGCCAATGGAAAAGGTGCTGGATTAATACACCATCCTGAAGTTGCTGCAGAAATTATTCAAGCAGCAAAAGCAGGCGGATTACCAGTTAGTGTTAAAACAAGATTGGGTTACACTAATATTGACGAGTGGCGCGATTGGTTAGGACATATATTGAAACAAGATATTGCAAATCTTTCCATTCATCTTCGTACAAGAAAAGAAATGAGTAAAGTAGAAGCACATTGGGAACTAATCCCTGAAATAAAAAAATTACGCGATGAAATTGCTCCAAATACATTGTTAACCATTAATGGAGATATTCCTGACCGCGCAACAGGATTAAAATTAGTAGAACAATACGGGGTTGATGGTGTCATGATTGGCCGCGGCATTTTTACCAATCCATATGCTTTTGAAAAAGAACCGAAAGAACATAGCGTGAAGGATTTTATCAATTTACTACTTTTACAGTTGGATCTTCACGATAAATATTCAACGGAAACCGAACCACGTCCATTTAAACCACTTCTTCGCTTTTTCAAGATTTATATACGTGGATTTAATGGCGCAGCAGAACTAAGAAACCAATTAATGGATACTACGTCGACAGATGAAGTACGTCGTTTAGTAAAACATGTTTTAGATACAGAATTAGATTGA
- a CDS encoding alpha/beta hydrolase, producing the protein MMKYLLFISFKEVILFLRSYIIRHIFTPKRKEDKKQPNSSYGKIEMGIEIGTIRGWLIKSERARGSFQLVHGWSSNKSDMLRYANPLLASGYDVIIVDVLGHGQSDFIQKQVSIGSFVQSITSTIDYVCERPDINSNAFYVLGHSMGGIAASIVNSSDLRIQALITDSMPTSLKSISNSIAEKVTLPYFPFGWLIVSWFLLRGGVFLKARREWCIEKILKNQQSPALATHSTQDKKVPISSVDVLLNDSNFKQVIMVNTKGHHNCAKDKCFWDNVFHFIVSNEEDNVDEVC; encoded by the coding sequence ATGATGAAATATTTATTATTCATTTCTTTTAAAGAAGTTATTTTGTTTTTGAGAAGCTATATCATTCGTCATATTTTTACGCCGAAACGGAAAGAGGATAAAAAGCAACCGAATTCTTCTTATGGAAAAATTGAAATGGGGATTGAGATTGGGACAATTCGAGGATGGCTTATTAAAAGTGAGAGGGCAAGAGGTAGCTTTCAACTGGTTCACGGATGGAGCTCTAATAAATCAGACATGCTACGATATGCCAATCCCCTATTAGCTAGCGGTTATGACGTAATAATTGTGGATGTTCTTGGTCATGGGCAAAGTGATTTTATACAAAAACAAGTGAGTATTGGATCGTTTGTCCAAAGCATTACATCAACGATTGATTATGTGTGCGAGAGGCCAGATATTAATAGTAATGCATTCTATGTTTTAGGACATTCAATGGGAGGGATAGCTGCAAGTATTGTGAATTCCTCAGATTTGAGGATACAAGCTCTTATTACCGATTCAATGCCTACATCTTTAAAAAGTATTAGCAACTCGATAGCTGAAAAAGTAACACTACCTTATTTTCCGTTTGGCTGGCTAATCGTCAGTTGGTTTTTATTGCGAGGAGGTGTTTTTTTAAAAGCTAGAAGAGAATGGTGTATAGAGAAAATATTAAAAAACCAACAGTCACCAGCTCTTGCCACACACTCTACTCAGGATAAAAAAGTGCCGATTTCAAGTGTGGATGTCCTATTAAATGATAGCAACTTTAAACAAGTCATTATGGTTAATACAAAAGGTCACCATAATTGTGCGAAAGATAAATGTTTTTGGGATAACGTTTTTCATTTTATAGTAAGCAATGAGGAGGATAACGTAGATGAAGTTTGTTGA
- a CDS encoding TetR/AcrR family transcriptional regulator, with translation MKKGELTRRNIIRKSATIFNQKGYMTTSISDIIQETNIQKGGIYRHFKDKEQLMVESFHFSTEIMQNHLMTSVSQHEHTADKLIAFVEAFLQLSEGEPIVGGCPIFNATIEMDDLEGSALLPSINEAMDMMIKWLVKIIEDGIRHQELNQSLQPYDTAIYIVSTLEGGLALERLKKDGQLTKIIINNLRQYISMISIERQ, from the coding sequence ATGAAAAAAGGCGAATTAACAAGGCGCAATATTATACGAAAATCAGCTACGATTTTTAACCAAAAAGGTTACATGACAACATCGATAAGTGACATTATTCAGGAAACGAATATTCAAAAAGGGGGGATATATCGACACTTTAAGGATAAAGAGCAGCTGATGGTCGAGTCTTTTCATTTTTCTACCGAAATAATGCAAAACCATTTAATGACAAGTGTTTCACAACACGAGCATACAGCGGACAAATTAATCGCATTTGTGGAGGCTTTTTTACAACTAAGTGAAGGAGAACCGATAGTAGGAGGGTGTCCAATTTTTAATGCAACCATAGAAATGGATGATTTAGAAGGGAGTGCGTTACTGCCATCGATTAATGAAGCTATGGATATGATGATAAAATGGTTGGTGAAAATTATAGAAGATGGTATTAGGCACCAGGAGTTGAATCAGTCATTACAGCCATACGACACCGCGATATATATTGTGTCAACACTTGAAGGTGGTCTAGCATTAGAAAGATTAAAGAAAGATGGGCAATTAACGAAAATTATCATAAATAATTTGAGGCAATATATTTCAATGATTTCAATTGAACGGCAATAA
- the helD gene encoding RNA polymerase recycling motor HelD, which produces MKTELPREQERLENVMETISEQIGKLKEETDWRRQEVVGFRKHFWDDVKVNTDTFDDYLETIISLRQQAQNLSVSQSTHKQASNKLSALLRMQDVPYFGRIDFMEEGTSNTERIYIGISTLMDLSGENFLIYDWRAPISSVYYNYSSGPAEYTTPEGVIDGVLEEKWQYIIRGGVVESMFETSLTIGDEILQQVLGKSTDKHLHSIVSTIQMEQNQIIRHDHGRLLIVQGAAGSGKTSAALQRIAYLLYKYRDRLKADQIILFSPNSMFNSYVSNVLPELGEENMQQVTFQEYLVHRLSDEFQVEGPYEQLEYVLTATDEPAYRTRSESIRFKASIRFFEIIKRYRQSLELSGMLFKGIKFRGKQIVTAKQITERFYNCDTSLRFHNRLEKLTKWLNELVDEVEKHECTEAWVQEKIELLSEDDYQKAYNHLRKKQGFKGASSDDYEMESEALGQLIVRQKLKLLRKQIRELRFLNIKGIYKQLFSDATWMDGEISEEWEDICLSTLKMLDEGKLFYEDATPFLLLKELIQGFQTNNIIKHVLVDEAQDYSPFQFEFLKRLFPAARMTVLGDFNQAIFAHASETVDFNTLTSLYGPNETNTINLTRSYRSTRPIVEFTRVLVPNGERITVFERDGEKPVLTQLTDRKELHRCIVSKVSDLQKQKLNTIAIICKSAEESVAAYDSLSNVQEIKLVKSGSIEYEQGVVVIPAYLAKGIEFDAVIIYDASTEVYGDESLRRLFYTACTRAMHYLQLYSVGEMSPFLLNVAPKSIVRSLT; this is translated from the coding sequence ATGAAAACAGAACTTCCGCGGGAGCAAGAACGGTTGGAAAACGTGATGGAGACTATTTCAGAACAAATCGGCAAGCTAAAGGAAGAAACCGATTGGCGTCGTCAAGAGGTGGTCGGTTTCCGCAAACACTTTTGGGATGACGTCAAGGTAAACACAGATACTTTCGACGATTATCTTGAGACAATCATTAGCTTAAGACAACAGGCCCAGAACCTTTCTGTAAGCCAAAGCACTCACAAGCAAGCTTCCAATAAATTGTCCGCACTACTGCGAATGCAGGATGTGCCTTATTTCGGTCGAATCGATTTTATGGAAGAAGGAACTTCCAATACAGAAAGAATTTATATAGGCATCTCTACACTCATGGATTTAAGCGGAGAGAACTTTCTAATATATGACTGGCGTGCGCCAATCTCAAGCGTCTATTACAATTATTCATCTGGTCCTGCCGAATACACTACACCTGAAGGAGTTATTGATGGCGTCCTGGAGGAAAAGTGGCAATATATTATCCGTGGCGGCGTTGTCGAATCGATGTTTGAAACTAGTCTCACGATAGGAGACGAGATTTTACAACAAGTACTCGGAAAAAGCACAGATAAACATTTGCATAGCATCGTTTCTACCATTCAGATGGAACAAAACCAGATTATCCGGCACGATCATGGGCGGTTGCTCATCGTACAAGGAGCGGCTGGTAGCGGCAAAACGTCTGCGGCTTTACAACGGATTGCTTATCTACTGTATAAATATCGAGATAGATTGAAGGCTGATCAAATCATTTTATTTTCACCTAATTCGATGTTTAACAGTTATGTATCCAATGTGTTGCCCGAACTTGGTGAAGAGAATATGCAGCAGGTCACATTCCAAGAATACTTGGTTCACCGCCTAAGCGACGAGTTTCAAGTCGAAGGTCCTTATGAACAATTGGAATATGTGTTGACCGCTACGGATGAACCTGCATACCGAACTAGGTCTGAGAGTATTCGATTCAAAGCATCGATTCGTTTTTTTGAGATAATCAAAAGATACAGACAGTCGCTGGAATTATCCGGGATGTTATTTAAAGGTATTAAATTCAGAGGAAAACAAATTGTCACCGCCAAGCAAATCACAGAGAGGTTTTATAACTGTGACACATCACTCCGTTTTCATAACAGACTAGAGAAGTTAACGAAGTGGCTAAACGAGCTAGTGGATGAAGTAGAGAAGCACGAATGCACCGAGGCATGGGTACAGGAAAAAATCGAGTTACTTAGTGAAGATGATTACCAAAAAGCCTATAATCATTTACGGAAAAAGCAAGGCTTTAAAGGAGCATCTTCTGATGATTATGAGATGGAATCGGAAGCACTTGGTCAATTGATTGTTCGCCAGAAATTAAAACTGTTACGCAAACAAATTCGGGAGCTTCGTTTCCTCAACATCAAAGGAATATACAAGCAACTTTTCTCTGATGCAACCTGGATGGATGGGGAAATCTCTGAAGAATGGGAGGATATTTGCTTATCGACTTTGAAAATGCTAGATGAAGGAAAACTGTTTTACGAAGATGCTACGCCATTTTTACTTCTGAAAGAGTTGATTCAAGGCTTTCAGACGAACAACATAATTAAACATGTGCTTGTAGACGAAGCGCAAGATTATTCTCCGTTTCAATTCGAATTTTTGAAACGTTTGTTTCCTGCAGCAAGGATGACAGTGCTTGGAGATTTTAACCAGGCTATATTTGCCCATGCTAGTGAAACGGTAGATTTCAATACGCTTACTAGTTTATACGGACCAAATGAAACGAATACGATAAACCTGACCCGTAGCTACAGATCCACAAGACCGATTGTCGAATTTACACGTGTACTTGTACCTAATGGCGAACGGATTACCGTTTTTGAACGCGATGGGGAGAAGCCTGTTCTGACGCAATTGACCGATCGGAAAGAACTGCATCGCTGCATCGTTTCAAAAGTGTCAGATTTGCAGAAACAGAAGTTAAATACGATTGCGATTATATGCAAATCCGCAGAAGAAAGCGTCGCTGCATACGATTCCTTAAGTAACGTCCAAGAAATTAAACTTGTGAAAAGCGGTTCTATTGAATATGAGCAAGGTGTCGTTGTGATACCGGCGTATTTGGCAAAAGGCATTGAATTCGATGCCGTTATCATATATGATGCATCGACTGAAGTATACGGTGATGAGAGCCTACGTAGATTGTTTTACACAGCCTGCACCCGGGCGATGCATTATTTGCAACTTTACAGTGTAGGTGAAATGAGCCCATTTTTGCTCAACGTTGCACCCAAAAGTATAGTTCGTAGCTTGACGTAG